From a region of the Pyxidicoccus xibeiensis genome:
- a CDS encoding protein kinase domain-containing protein, whose product MGMVFRATQTSVQRPVAVKTLNPSLAAAPQFFERFRREAEIASRLRHPNVITIFDFGRAPDGTCYFVMELLQGESLKEMVKREGPMSLRRAISLIEQATQGLAHAHAEGCVHRDLKPHNIMVQQLSGKDFVKVLDFGLVKAMEAEEEEQLTSTGQVLGTPQYMPPEQAGGEAVDQRSDLYSMAGVLYFCLTGSSPYGANTVRKALTASLTQPVPPVNSKRQGAPVPAALDAFFKKALSPEKEDRYQNAQEFTDAMLDTVADLSAEELDAMPSGGASSGASERGSGSRNGSGSRAGRPGASGSGVRSSRVGAPSLGRGSTPSNVVVARSQAAAAGGSGSSPSRVRPAVPRAAPPPPPPPPEPEGMSMGKKVALVAVPLVLLGIGAAVVLGNQGGGTPAKSNVVEVPREQPSTPTTVSGTDPGSQAAVARNILVTLNSTPAGASIFEGEEMIGTTPLTLELPRDKVHALSFRLSGHKSAERTLNFKRIAGDSQTVDVELEPVRTATPTRPAKPAKQGGQDISVFE is encoded by the coding sequence ATGGGCATGGTGTTCCGCGCCACGCAGACGTCCGTGCAGCGTCCGGTGGCGGTGAAGACGCTCAACCCGTCGCTGGCCGCCGCACCCCAGTTCTTCGAGCGCTTCCGCCGAGAGGCGGAGATTGCCAGCCGGCTGCGCCACCCGAACGTCATCACCATCTTCGACTTCGGCCGCGCGCCGGACGGCACCTGCTACTTCGTGATGGAGCTCCTGCAGGGCGAGAGCCTCAAGGAGATGGTGAAGCGCGAGGGGCCCATGTCCCTGCGCCGCGCGATAAGCCTCATCGAGCAGGCGACGCAGGGCCTGGCGCACGCGCACGCGGAGGGCTGCGTGCACCGCGACCTCAAGCCGCACAACATCATGGTGCAGCAGCTGAGCGGCAAGGACTTCGTCAAGGTCCTGGACTTCGGCCTCGTGAAGGCGATGGAGGCCGAGGAGGAGGAGCAGCTCACCTCCACCGGGCAGGTGCTGGGCACGCCGCAGTACATGCCGCCCGAGCAGGCCGGTGGCGAGGCGGTGGACCAGCGCTCGGACCTGTACTCCATGGCGGGCGTCCTCTACTTCTGCCTCACGGGCAGCTCGCCGTACGGCGCCAACACCGTGCGCAAGGCGCTCACCGCGTCGCTCACCCAGCCGGTGCCCCCGGTCAACAGCAAGCGCCAGGGCGCCCCGGTGCCGGCCGCGCTGGATGCGTTCTTCAAGAAGGCCCTGTCCCCCGAGAAGGAGGACCGCTACCAGAACGCGCAGGAGTTCACCGACGCGATGCTGGACACCGTCGCGGACCTGTCCGCCGAGGAGCTGGACGCCATGCCCAGCGGCGGCGCCTCCTCCGGAGCCAGCGAGCGCGGCAGTGGCAGCCGGAATGGCTCGGGCAGCCGCGCCGGCCGTCCTGGCGCCAGTGGCAGCGGAGTCCGCTCCTCGCGGGTGGGCGCGCCCTCGCTGGGCCGGGGCTCCACGCCCTCCAACGTCGTCGTCGCGCGCAGCCAGGCCGCGGCGGCGGGTGGCAGTGGCTCGTCCCCGAGCCGCGTGCGTCCCGCCGTCCCTCGCGCCGCGCCGCCTCCCCCGCCCCCGCCTCCCGAGCCGGAAGGCATGTCGATGGGCAAGAAGGTGGCCCTGGTCGCGGTGCCGCTGGTGCTGCTCGGCATCGGCGCCGCGGTGGTGCTGGGGAACCAGGGTGGCGGCACGCCCGCGAAGTCCAACGTGGTGGAGGTGCCGCGCGAGCAGCCCTCCACGCCGACGACGGTGTCCGGGACGGACCCGGGAAGCCAGGCCGCCGTGGCGCGGAACATCCTGGTGACGCTCAACTCGACGCCGGCCGGGGCCTCCATCTTCGAGGGCGAGGAGATGATTGGCACCACGCCCCTCACGCTCGAGCTGCCCCGCGACAAGGTGCACGCGCTCAGCTTCCGGCTCTCCGGCCACAAGAGCGCGGAGCGGACGCTCAACTTCAAGCGCATCGCCGGCGACAGCCAGACGGTGGACGTGGAGCTGGAGCCGGTGCGTACCGCCACGCCGACCCGTCCGGCGAAGCCGGCCAAGCAGGGCGGGCAGGACATCTCGGTCTTCGAGTAG
- a CDS encoding NAD-dependent deacylase, with the protein MQQLILDSNTWLLVLTGAGVSAESGVPTFRGMDGLWENHPVEDVASPQGFVKDPLLVWRFYSQRRAAAASVQPNPGHAALAAWERHLGDRFLLATQNVDGLHRRAGSERVVEMHGTLFKTRCSKCQRAPFEDTTVYPAGTVPGCRECGGILRPHIVWFGEYLDPADMKKIESFAYRGSTSGGRFVFLAAGTSGVVYPAAGIVDRVREAGGETWLVNLDPAENSGRFEYNVTGKSGEVLPKLAKLM; encoded by the coding sequence ATGCAGCAGCTCATCCTCGACTCGAATACCTGGCTGCTCGTCCTCACGGGCGCGGGAGTCTCCGCCGAGAGTGGAGTCCCGACCTTCCGTGGAATGGACGGACTGTGGGAGAACCACCCCGTCGAGGACGTGGCCTCGCCCCAGGGCTTCGTGAAGGACCCGCTCCTGGTGTGGCGCTTCTACTCCCAGCGCCGGGCCGCCGCCGCCAGCGTCCAGCCCAACCCCGGCCATGCGGCGCTGGCGGCCTGGGAGCGCCACCTGGGCGACCGCTTCCTCCTGGCCACGCAGAACGTGGACGGCCTGCACCGGCGCGCGGGCAGCGAGCGCGTGGTGGAGATGCACGGCACCCTGTTCAAGACGCGGTGCAGCAAGTGCCAGCGCGCACCCTTCGAGGACACCACCGTGTACCCGGCGGGCACGGTGCCCGGGTGTCGCGAGTGCGGTGGAATCCTCCGGCCCCACATCGTCTGGTTCGGCGAGTACCTGGACCCCGCCGACATGAAGAAGATAGAGAGCTTCGCCTACCGGGGCTCCACGTCGGGCGGGCGGTTCGTCTTCCTCGCCGCGGGCACCTCCGGCGTCGTGTACCCGGCCGCGGGCATCGTCGACCGGGTGCGCGAGGCGGGCGGGGAGACGTGGCTCGTCAACCTGGACCCGGCGGAGAACTCCGGCCGCTTCGAATACAACGTCACCGGCAAGAGCGGTGAGGTGCTCCCGAAGCTCGCGAAGCTGATGTGA
- a CDS encoding GAF domain-containing protein, with the protein MAEVTLDLRGMPKAEAYAELKQHVLAVLEGIDDDIAGMATMSCLLHNAFGHLWTGFYRVVTPGKLLRVGPYQGTLGCLEIHFGKGVCGTSAAKGETVVVADVHAFPGHITCDGRSASEIVVPVFGKNRELIAVLDIDSEHKGTFDDVDRRALEDLMRWFQK; encoded by the coding sequence ATGGCGGAAGTCACCCTGGATCTGCGTGGCATGCCGAAGGCAGAGGCCTACGCTGAACTGAAGCAGCACGTCCTGGCGGTGCTGGAAGGCATCGACGACGACATCGCGGGCATGGCCACCATGAGCTGCCTGCTGCACAACGCCTTCGGCCACCTGTGGACGGGCTTCTACCGGGTGGTGACGCCGGGCAAGCTGCTGCGCGTGGGCCCCTACCAGGGCACGCTCGGGTGCCTGGAGATCCACTTCGGCAAGGGCGTGTGCGGCACGTCCGCCGCGAAGGGCGAGACGGTGGTGGTGGCCGACGTGCACGCCTTCCCCGGCCACATCACCTGCGACGGGCGCTCGGCGTCGGAAATCGTCGTGCCGGTGTTCGGGAAGAACCGCGAGCTCATCGCCGTGCTGGACATCGACTCCGAGCACAAGGGCACGTTCGACGACGTGGACCGCCGCGCGCTGGAAGACCTGATGCGCTGGTTCCAGAAGTAG
- a CDS encoding pseudouridine-5'-phosphate glycosidase, with protein MDLRFSDEVRRARDAGQPIVALETSVVAQGLPYPDNLAAARACEEAIRRVGAVPAAIAVVDGEVCIGLEETAMRRLAEGKERLLKLSSRDLAVAVATRASGGTTVSATCELAAAAGIRVFATGGIGGVHRGASEHWDISQDIAALARYPVAVVCAGAKSVLDLPKTMELLETAGVPVIGVGTDELPSFYSLTSGLKLDHRVDDVDTAARIARARFETLGQGGLLYTVPPPEETALPRNEVELHIASTLAEADRQGIRGKAVTPFLLAEMAKRTGGKTLKANLALLTNNSRYAGQLAVAYARRA; from the coding sequence ATGGACCTTCGATTTTCGGACGAGGTGCGGCGCGCTCGCGACGCCGGGCAACCCATCGTGGCCCTGGAGACGAGCGTCGTGGCCCAGGGACTGCCCTACCCGGACAACCTGGCCGCCGCTCGCGCCTGCGAGGAGGCCATCCGCCGCGTCGGCGCCGTCCCCGCCGCCATCGCCGTGGTGGACGGTGAGGTGTGCATCGGCCTGGAAGAGACGGCCATGCGCCGGCTCGCCGAGGGCAAGGAGCGCCTGCTCAAGCTGAGCTCCCGTGACCTGGCCGTTGCCGTGGCCACCCGCGCCTCCGGGGGCACCACCGTGAGCGCCACCTGCGAGCTGGCCGCCGCCGCCGGCATCCGCGTCTTCGCCACCGGCGGCATCGGCGGCGTGCACCGCGGGGCCTCCGAGCACTGGGACATCTCCCAGGACATCGCCGCGCTCGCCCGCTACCCCGTCGCCGTGGTGTGCGCGGGCGCCAAGTCCGTGCTGGACCTGCCCAAGACGATGGAGCTGCTGGAGACCGCCGGCGTGCCCGTCATCGGCGTGGGCACCGACGAGCTGCCGTCCTTCTACAGCCTGACGTCCGGCCTCAAGCTGGACCACCGCGTGGACGACGTGGACACCGCCGCGCGCATCGCCCGGGCCCGCTTCGAGACGCTCGGCCAGGGCGGGCTGCTCTACACCGTGCCCCCGCCCGAGGAGACGGCCCTGCCTCGCAACGAGGTGGAGCTGCACATCGCCTCCACGCTCGCGGAGGCGGACCGGCAGGGCATCCGCGGCAAGGCCGTCACGCCCTTCCTCCTGGCGGAGATGGCGAAGCGCACCGGCGGCAAGACGCTCAAGGCCAACCTGGCGCTGCTCACCAACAACTCCCGCTACGCCGGCCAGCTCGCCGTGGCCTACGCCCGGCGGGCCTGA
- a CDS encoding DMT family transporter — protein MPCPAVSSSTASASALPARSFSASDLAIIGVVIVWGTNYTVVKEALGTIPPLAFMSLRFAIAALAMGALLWAVEGWKPMPRKVFLKLMALGLVGNTVYQLCFILGLAHTTAANSGLLTAVTPVLVAALGALLGVERLTRPLVTGLSLAVAGMLLVVGARGPAMGAATWLGDGLILGGCLCWAIYTVGIRSVGTEVSALRITATTMLTGAPGVVLAGVPEVLALEPASIGFNAWAGVVYSALVPLVLSYFIWGRTVQKVGSSRAALYNTGIPVVAALTAWAVRGEQPTVLQAVGAGLILTGVVLSRRK, from the coding sequence ATGCCCTGTCCCGCCGTGTCCAGCTCCACCGCCTCCGCGTCTGCCCTCCCCGCCCGCTCCTTCTCCGCGTCCGACCTGGCCATCATCGGCGTGGTCATCGTCTGGGGCACCAACTACACGGTGGTGAAGGAGGCGCTGGGCACCATCCCCCCGCTCGCCTTCATGTCGCTTCGCTTCGCCATCGCCGCACTGGCCATGGGCGCGCTGCTGTGGGCGGTGGAGGGGTGGAAGCCGATGCCCCGGAAGGTGTTCCTCAAGCTGATGGCGCTCGGCCTGGTGGGCAACACCGTCTACCAGCTCTGCTTCATCCTCGGGCTGGCGCACACGACGGCGGCGAACAGCGGACTGCTGACGGCGGTGACGCCGGTGCTGGTGGCGGCGCTGGGAGCGCTGCTGGGCGTGGAGCGGCTGACGCGGCCGCTGGTGACGGGCCTGTCCCTGGCGGTGGCGGGCATGCTGCTGGTGGTGGGCGCGCGAGGCCCGGCCATGGGCGCGGCGACGTGGCTGGGCGACGGGCTCATCCTCGGGGGCTGCCTGTGCTGGGCCATCTACACCGTCGGCATCCGCTCGGTGGGCACGGAGGTGTCCGCGCTGCGCATCACCGCGACCACGATGCTGACGGGCGCGCCTGGCGTGGTGCTCGCGGGGGTGCCGGAAGTCCTCGCGCTGGAGCCCGCGAGCATCGGGTTCAACGCCTGGGCGGGCGTGGTGTACTCGGCGCTGGTGCCGCTGGTGCTCTCGTACTTCATCTGGGGACGCACGGTGCAGAAGGTGGGGAGCAGCCGCGCGGCGCTCTACAACACCGGCATCCCCGTGGTGGCCGCCCTCACCGCCTGGGCCGTGCGCGGCGAGCAGCCCACGGTGCTCCAGGCCGTGGGCGCGGGCCTCATCCTCACGGGCGTGGTGCTCAGCCGGAGGAAGTGA
- a CDS encoding FHA domain-containing protein, translating to MPALLLLTGPSAGRRYEVLTEATIGRSPSCEIPLEDDQVSRRHALITLQEGQARIRDLRSRNGTLVNGERLSGEVVLQPGDRVRVGTTTALFEPPAVTLVEGGPTSAGHVPIEEVLPHVGTAAALYSAGIALMGATSEAMVLRRLADEVAHALNADRAAALLGSSAGLLTAAVVGGEALAVPHSLAQAALERKELTQADDMLCTPLVASGGRPFGVLYVARAEPVFTDGEGQLLAALGRLGGEAYTAVRSRVEAEASSLALAGASRPLKALVDGAKRAAASAAPVVIHGEPGTGKTMLARLVHAHSPRALGPLVIVDCRLPQEPVEEALFGKASAPGQPPVTSALLRADGGSLLLQQVQALPRPTAERLARLLARRSAPARQGGEEPVDVRVLATAPAPLPLLATRGEVETALARGLAGFELEVPPLRERRADVLTLLEGFTTRAARRARKEPPTLGPEARRLLVDYAWPQNVRELELVGERLGLLYAGSRVGALHLPPEIQEGGAASSPQTLQERLARLERDAIAEALREAGGKKVRAAALLGISRPTLDKKIEEYGLAVERGRRG from the coding sequence ATGCCCGCACTCCTGCTGCTCACCGGTCCATCCGCGGGGCGCCGCTACGAGGTGCTGACGGAAGCGACAATCGGTCGCAGCCCGTCATGTGAAATCCCGCTGGAGGATGACCAGGTCTCGCGCAGGCATGCGCTGATCACCCTCCAGGAGGGGCAGGCGCGGATTCGCGACCTCCGCTCGCGCAACGGGACGCTCGTCAACGGGGAGCGGCTCTCTGGCGAGGTCGTGCTGCAGCCCGGGGACCGTGTGCGTGTGGGAACCACGACGGCCCTCTTCGAGCCTCCGGCGGTGACGCTGGTGGAGGGAGGGCCCACGTCCGCGGGCCATGTGCCCATCGAGGAGGTGCTGCCGCACGTGGGGACGGCGGCGGCGCTGTACTCGGCGGGCATTGCCCTGATGGGCGCCACCAGCGAGGCCATGGTGCTGCGGCGGCTGGCGGACGAGGTGGCCCATGCCCTCAACGCGGACCGGGCGGCGGCGCTGCTGGGCAGCAGTGCGGGCCTGCTCACCGCGGCCGTGGTGGGTGGGGAGGCGCTGGCCGTGCCCCATTCGCTGGCCCAGGCCGCGCTAGAGCGCAAGGAGCTGACCCAGGCCGACGACATGCTGTGCACGCCCCTGGTGGCCTCGGGAGGCCGGCCCTTTGGCGTGCTGTACGTGGCTCGCGCCGAGCCGGTCTTCACCGATGGCGAGGGCCAGCTGCTGGCCGCGCTGGGGCGGCTGGGGGGCGAGGCGTACACCGCGGTGCGCTCGCGGGTGGAGGCGGAGGCCTCCTCGCTGGCGCTGGCGGGCGCGTCCCGGCCCCTCAAGGCGCTGGTGGACGGCGCGAAGCGCGCGGCGGCCAGCGCGGCCCCCGTGGTGATTCACGGCGAGCCCGGGACGGGGAAGACGATGCTGGCGCGCCTGGTCCACGCGCACTCGCCCCGGGCGCTGGGGCCGCTGGTCATCGTGGACTGCCGCCTGCCCCAGGAGCCCGTGGAGGAGGCGCTGTTCGGCAAGGCGAGTGCGCCCGGACAGCCGCCGGTGACTTCCGCGCTGCTGCGCGCGGATGGGGGCTCGCTGCTGCTCCAGCAGGTGCAGGCACTGCCCCGTCCCACGGCGGAGCGGCTGGCGCGGCTGCTGGCCCGGAGGTCCGCTCCCGCGAGGCAGGGCGGTGAGGAGCCCGTGGACGTGCGGGTGCTGGCCACCGCGCCAGCGCCCCTGCCGCTGCTGGCCACCCGGGGAGAGGTGGAGACGGCGCTCGCCCGGGGCCTCGCGGGCTTCGAGCTGGAGGTGCCACCCCTCCGGGAGCGCCGGGCGGACGTGCTCACCTTACTGGAGGGCTTCACCACCCGCGCGGCGCGGCGGGCGCGCAAGGAGCCTCCGACGCTGGGGCCGGAGGCACGGCGGTTGCTCGTGGACTACGCATGGCCCCAGAACGTGCGCGAGCTGGAGCTGGTGGGAGAGCGGCTCGGCCTGCTCTATGCCGGGAGCCGCGTGGGGGCGCTGCACCTGCCTCCGGAAATCCAGGAGGGCGGCGCGGCCTCCAGCCCCCAGACACTGCAGGAGCGCCTGGCGCGGCTGGAGCGCGACGCCATCGCCGAGGCGCTTCGCGAGGCGGGAGGGAAGAAGGTCCGCGCCGCGGCGCTGCTCGGCATCAGCCGGCCCACGCTGGACAAGAAGATTGAAGAGTACGGCCTCGCCGTGGAGCGCGGCCGGCGCGGGTGA
- a CDS encoding DUF2314 domain-containing protein — protein MEVYLLATEQEGPAPLDALRASFATDEVEFTPDEDGLGFKVKGDDSEVLVRLTVGAENLPRFSKEVFSGSPEAFERLGRSKAFYRLSVEPGGAQPTLPVFEALWAVRTLLEHVKGVLVDVTAFKLHEPDDVVEITELDFDIRDHVHLHAVEATEGDTPLWVHSHGMEKFGARDLEIFHLAEDDLLAAESFLHELCTDLAFGQGPALRSQVGTSEGQTFMLVPSEEARTNLLGVPLDTFEGHEGLFLSVVSPGGRHNTSELLSPYRERFEKEPEEQTQAMRREAQALLPSFLARFQRKGLMEPLTFLVRAPFDTHPDGSTVVENLWMEVMARDEGSVVGKLVDGAVHTTEWRKGAHVEVEETQVNALAIAREGRTLDEHEIRALLNAERPM, from the coding sequence ATGGAGGTCTACCTGCTGGCAACCGAGCAGGAGGGCCCCGCGCCGCTGGACGCGCTGCGGGCCTCCTTCGCGACGGACGAGGTGGAGTTCACTCCGGACGAGGACGGCCTGGGCTTCAAGGTCAAGGGCGACGACTCGGAGGTGCTGGTGCGCCTGACGGTGGGCGCGGAGAACCTGCCGCGCTTCTCCAAGGAGGTCTTCAGCGGGAGCCCGGAGGCCTTCGAGCGGCTCGGGCGCTCCAAGGCCTTCTACCGGCTGTCGGTGGAGCCGGGCGGCGCGCAGCCCACGCTGCCGGTGTTCGAGGCGCTGTGGGCCGTGCGCACGCTGCTGGAGCACGTCAAGGGCGTGCTGGTGGACGTCACCGCCTTCAAGCTGCACGAGCCCGACGACGTGGTGGAGATCACCGAGCTGGACTTCGACATCCGGGACCACGTCCACCTGCACGCGGTGGAGGCCACGGAGGGTGACACGCCCCTGTGGGTCCACTCGCACGGGATGGAGAAGTTCGGCGCGCGAGACCTGGAGATCTTCCACCTGGCGGAGGACGACCTGCTGGCGGCGGAGAGCTTCCTGCACGAGCTGTGCACGGACCTGGCCTTCGGGCAGGGGCCGGCGCTGCGCTCGCAGGTGGGCACCAGCGAGGGGCAGACGTTCATGCTGGTGCCGTCCGAGGAGGCCCGCACCAACCTGCTGGGCGTGCCGCTGGACACGTTCGAGGGTCACGAGGGGCTGTTCCTCTCCGTGGTGTCCCCGGGCGGGCGGCACAACACCTCGGAGCTGCTGTCGCCGTACCGCGAGCGCTTCGAGAAGGAGCCGGAGGAGCAGACCCAGGCCATGCGCCGCGAGGCCCAGGCGCTGCTGCCGTCCTTCCTCGCGCGCTTCCAGCGCAAGGGGCTGATGGAGCCGCTCACCTTCCTGGTGCGGGCCCCCTTCGACACCCACCCGGATGGCAGCACGGTGGTGGAGAACCTGTGGATGGAGGTCATGGCCCGGGACGAGGGCAGCGTCGTCGGCAAGCTGGTGGATGGCGCGGTGCACACCACGGAGTGGCGCAAGGGTGCCCACGTGGAGGTGGAGGAAACCCAGGTGAACGCGCTGGCCATTGCCCGTGAGGGCAGGACGCTGGACGAGCACGAAATCCGTGCGCTCCTCAACGCCGAAAGGCCCATGTAG
- a CDS encoding deoxynucleoside kinase, with translation MARKKFIAIAGNIGAGKTELTSFLCRKYGLTPSFEPNDQNPYLADFYKDMKTWAFRSQLFFLTHKFRLHRELEKTTGTVLQDRTLYEDAEIFAKNLHRQRLIDKRDWKTYCELYETISESLRPPDLMIYLRCPVQTLRERIRLRGRAMEKDIPTRYLQRLNALYEEWFDGYRLSPVLVLATDKLDYLTNLVDRVDLFRQIEKHL, from the coding sequence GTGGCCAGGAAAAAGTTCATCGCCATCGCGGGCAACATCGGCGCCGGGAAGACGGAGCTCACGTCCTTCCTCTGCCGGAAGTACGGGCTCACCCCGTCCTTCGAGCCCAACGACCAGAACCCATATCTGGCCGACTTCTACAAGGACATGAAGACGTGGGCGTTCCGCTCGCAGCTCTTCTTCCTGACGCACAAGTTCCGGCTGCACCGGGAGCTGGAGAAGACGACGGGCACCGTCCTGCAGGACCGGACCCTCTACGAGGACGCGGAGATCTTCGCCAAGAACCTCCACCGGCAGCGGCTCATCGACAAGCGCGACTGGAAGACGTACTGCGAGCTCTACGAGACCATCTCCGAGTCGCTCCGGCCCCCGGACCTCATGATCTACCTGCGCTGCCCCGTGCAGACGCTGCGCGAGCGCATCCGCCTGCGCGGCCGCGCCATGGAAAAGGACATCCCCACCCGTTATCTGCAGCGCCTCAATGCCCTGTATGAGGAGTGGTTCGACGGCTACCGGCTGTCGCCGGTGCTCGTGCTGGCCACGGACAAGCTCGACTATCTGACCAACCTGGTGGACCGCGTGGACCTCTTTCGCCAGATCGAGAAGCACCTGTGA
- a CDS encoding lysophospholipid acyltransferase family protein, whose translation MRKLFCMLVAGVWSPISFVLAILAMVVTLNPAASVWVARRIWSPVLLWAGGATLEVIGAENVDPKRPTIYVGNHQSTIDIPAHFLAVPVPFRYVAKSQLKWVPFIGWYLALAGHVFVNRSNRSKAIASLDAAAAKIRAGVSIFLYPEGTRSPDGRILPFKKGPFALALKSRVPVCPVTIEGSGNLMPKSTWNITPGPIRVKIGKPIDTTRFAENDREGLARAVREVIIADSLSMGGKGGDVDDAVADAGVEGVGKARVSSST comes from the coding sequence ATGCGCAAGCTCTTCTGCATGCTCGTTGCTGGGGTGTGGTCCCCGATTTCCTTTGTGCTGGCCATCCTGGCCATGGTGGTGACACTGAACCCCGCGGCCTCGGTCTGGGTGGCCCGCAGGATCTGGTCGCCGGTGCTGCTGTGGGCGGGCGGCGCGACGCTGGAAGTCATTGGCGCGGAGAACGTGGACCCGAAGCGGCCCACCATCTACGTGGGCAACCACCAGTCCACCATCGACATCCCCGCGCACTTCCTGGCCGTCCCGGTCCCCTTCCGCTACGTGGCGAAGAGCCAGCTCAAGTGGGTGCCGTTCATCGGCTGGTATCTGGCACTCGCCGGCCACGTCTTCGTCAACCGCTCCAACCGCTCCAAGGCCATCGCCTCGCTGGATGCGGCCGCGGCGAAGATTCGCGCCGGGGTCAGCATCTTCCTCTACCCGGAGGGCACCCGCTCCCCGGACGGCCGCATCCTTCCCTTCAAGAAGGGGCCCTTCGCCCTGGCCCTCAAGTCCCGCGTTCCCGTCTGCCCCGTCACCATCGAGGGCTCAGGGAACCTGATGCCCAAGTCCACCTGGAACATCACCCCGGGCCCCATCCGCGTGAAGATTGGCAAGCCCATCGACACCACGCGCTTCGCCGAGAATGACCGCGAGGGGCTCGCCCGCGCCGTGCGTGAGGTCATCATCGCCGACAGCCTGTCGATGGGCGGCAAGGGCGGCGACGTGGACGACGCCGTCGCCGACGCGGGCGTCGAGGGTGTCGGCAAGGCGCGCGTTTCCTCCTCTACCTGA
- a CDS encoding tetratricopeptide repeat protein, translating into MKTTRHLRFRPWVRAAVLGLGLLATGCSHTAPATASNRPADTRGKARVVLDENPPEKAVELLRAMQLQTPDDLDVARALTEAHVKAGRTDAWIAELQGRIAAQERAVDQYMLGLALFSRARDAGAPTVAAFERAIALAPETAEFHYRLGVARLESEQYAAAVEPLRRATTLAPERTAWRLPLAKALHRTGDAPGAVAALGSVVRGRPSPGEVTTARALMEQIADPFAGIPKTAEAKLEEGLRYLNDLDAPQHAILAFEEILHDYPDLAVVHALLGLAYQRLDDAGRAVDEFKQAIERAPRDGKNHLYLGELYLSRQRPDAARTAFEQAVALHPLLDVAWFRLGDLHLERRDLNAAREAFSVAVALTPDAVPPRGKLALVYQLEGDYAAAERELRHVVEKDPENMEFSLRLGLLFTEQAMKSSRAETRKTASGEAERWLGKVLEAQPENAVASRALQQLKAQ; encoded by the coding sequence GTGAAGACGACCCGTCACCTCCGCTTCCGTCCCTGGGTCCGCGCCGCCGTGCTCGGCCTGGGCCTGCTGGCCACCGGCTGCTCCCACACCGCGCCCGCCACCGCGAGCAACCGCCCCGCGGACACCCGCGGCAAGGCCCGCGTCGTGCTGGACGAGAATCCGCCGGAGAAGGCGGTGGAGCTGCTCCGGGCGATGCAGCTGCAGACGCCGGATGACCTGGACGTGGCGCGCGCCCTCACCGAGGCCCACGTGAAGGCGGGCCGCACGGACGCGTGGATTGCCGAGCTGCAGGGCCGCATCGCCGCCCAGGAGCGCGCGGTGGACCAGTACATGCTCGGCCTGGCCCTCTTCTCGCGGGCGCGGGACGCGGGGGCGCCCACCGTGGCCGCCTTCGAGCGCGCCATCGCCCTGGCTCCGGAGACGGCCGAGTTCCACTACCGCCTCGGCGTCGCGCGCCTGGAGTCCGAGCAGTACGCCGCCGCCGTGGAGCCCCTGCGCCGCGCCACCACGCTGGCCCCGGAGCGCACCGCCTGGCGCCTGCCGCTGGCCAAGGCGCTGCACCGCACGGGGGACGCCCCTGGCGCGGTGGCGGCCCTGGGCTCCGTGGTGCGGGGCCGCCCGAGCCCCGGCGAGGTGACGACGGCGCGGGCGCTGATGGAGCAGATTGCCGACCCCTTCGCCGGCATCCCCAAGACGGCCGAGGCGAAGCTGGAGGAGGGCCTGCGCTACCTGAACGACCTGGACGCACCCCAGCACGCCATCCTCGCCTTCGAGGAGATCCTCCACGACTACCCGGACCTGGCGGTGGTGCACGCCCTGCTGGGCCTGGCCTACCAGCGCCTGGATGACGCCGGGCGCGCGGTGGACGAGTTCAAGCAGGCCATCGAGCGGGCTCCCCGGGACGGCAAGAACCACCTGTACCTGGGCGAGCTCTACCTCTCCCGCCAGCGCCCGGACGCGGCCCGTACGGCCTTCGAGCAGGCCGTGGCGCTCCATCCGCTGCTGGACGTGGCCTGGTTCCGCCTGGGCGACCTGCACCTGGAGCGGCGTGATTTGAACGCCGCCCGCGAGGCCTTCTCCGTGGCCGTGGCGCTGACGCCGGACGCGGTGCCTCCCCGGGGCAAGCTGGCGCTCGTGTACCAGCTCGAGGGGGACTACGCCGCCGCCGAGCGCGAGCTGCGGCACGTGGTCGAAAAGGACCCGGAGAACATGGAGTTCAGCCTGCGGCTGGGGCTGCTCTTCACCGAGCAGGCAATGAAGTCTTCACGCGCCGAGACGCGGAAGACAGCGTCCGGGGAGGCAGAGCGCTGGCTGGGCAAGGTGCTGGAGGCGCAGCCGGAGAACGCAGTGGCATCCCGGGCGCTCCAGCAACTCAAGGCGCAGTAG